A region from the Kribbella shirazensis genome encodes:
- a CDS encoding Gfo/Idh/MocA family protein produces the protein MADTVRMGVVGAGSISVRGLLPHLSQPDLAGRVVLGAVCDPVPGRAEAAAGKFGVGRAFTEYEELLARGDVDAVTIASPIGLHYEQGKLALQAGKHVHFNKTMTLTVAEATELIELAAANDLRIVASPGEMLRPHHVRTRELIAEGAIGTVSWVSCGAAFGTYHENESVRGGNDVLTNIDPSWYFRKPGGGPVYDMTVYALHTVTGILGPARRVTAMSGVRVPVRTSGGADVQTDADDNTVMLIDFGDNLYCVATGTAAGGMRGGFGGTYYGTAGTIDGLLLNGEPFDFPDRNPDELSPRGPGNQALLPHVTGVHREIEEQHVYEDVMQLVDWVREGKPSIVTAEHARHVIDIIESAYRAAATGQTQDLTTTF, from the coding sequence ATGGCGGATACGGTGCGGATGGGTGTTGTCGGGGCTGGGAGTATTTCGGTACGGGGCCTCCTTCCGCATCTGTCGCAGCCCGATCTCGCGGGCCGGGTGGTGCTCGGCGCGGTGTGTGATCCGGTGCCGGGGCGGGCGGAGGCGGCGGCTGGGAAGTTCGGGGTGGGGCGGGCGTTCACGGAGTACGAGGAACTGCTGGCTCGGGGCGACGTCGACGCGGTGACGATTGCTTCTCCGATCGGGTTGCACTACGAGCAGGGGAAGCTCGCGTTGCAGGCGGGGAAGCATGTGCACTTCAACAAGACGATGACGTTGACCGTTGCGGAGGCGACCGAGCTCATCGAGCTGGCGGCCGCGAACGATCTGCGCATCGTGGCATCGCCGGGGGAGATGTTGCGGCCGCATCATGTACGGACGCGGGAGCTGATCGCCGAGGGTGCGATCGGCACGGTGTCGTGGGTGAGTTGTGGTGCGGCGTTCGGGACGTACCACGAGAACGAGTCCGTGCGCGGCGGGAACGACGTACTGACGAACATCGATCCGTCGTGGTACTTCCGCAAGCCGGGCGGCGGGCCGGTGTACGACATGACGGTGTACGCACTGCACACGGTGACCGGCATCCTCGGGCCGGCGCGGCGGGTGACCGCGATGTCCGGCGTACGCGTCCCGGTGCGCACCAGCGGAGGGGCCGACGTCCAGACCGACGCCGACGACAACACCGTGATGTTGATCGACTTCGGCGACAACCTGTACTGCGTCGCGACCGGAACGGCCGCCGGCGGGATGCGCGGCGGCTTCGGCGGAACCTACTACGGTACGGCGGGAACGATCGACGGCCTGCTCCTCAACGGCGAACCGTTCGACTTCCCCGACCGCAATCCCGATGAGCTCTCGCCCCGCGGTCCCGGCAACCAGGCCCTGCTTCCGCACGTGACCGGTGTGCACCGGGAGATCGAGGAGCAGCACGTGTACGAGGACGTGATGCAGCTCGTCGACTGGGTCCGCGAAGGCAAGCCCTCGATCGTCACCGCCGAACACGCCCGCCACGTCATCGACATCATCGAGTCCGCCTACCGAGCCGCCGCCACAGGCCAAACCCAGGACCTCACCACCACGTTCTGA
- a CDS encoding amidohydrolase family protein yields MTDDVTENPGFWSISRRRALQLSGGVAAAGAVQLPAPEAAARAAAAGNQATLTEGTNFMVSVSPDGAWLAFDLVTAIWVTPAAGGVARRLTDDLQDATRPRWSPDGRTIVFQSYRDGNFHLWSIRPDGSGLRQLTSGRHDHREPHVTPDGRSIVFSSDRGGTGGPGATAGSYGIHRLDLATGAITALTDEASEEAEPTVSADGRKIAFTVDTSSIVELDLASGARTTVVAAQTGISLFGPSYSPDGKLAYVRLTGPTCDLVVDQQIVTTGKDVFAVPPSWSSTDLFYTADGTVQRYRAGGGHRVVPFTATVPVTSRRPRPKAPDLESTSRRAVRGIASPTVSPDGKWLAFRALNALWVAPTSGGRPRTIVADGYFNSDPDFSPDGRKVLYASDRDGTADLWLHDLASGTDTKLSGLPGAQTAPRFAPDGNRIAYQDQDGIAWVLDLASGQVRQLTPTLFQPGRVSWSRDGETLVLAAVKPFSKRFREGTSQLLYVDVATTALEYVEPMPFRSLATRGDDGPVFSPDGKHLAFVVESLLYVVPVDARGRYTGEPWAVTDEVTDSPVWQDDRTLLYLNNGKLRRTMITGGRPSTVPLDLQYRRATVNQHVTIHAGALWDGRATTLRQDVDVVVEGSRVVAVRAHRGQADIDASGLTVMPGLIDAHNHWHLRGRAWGARQGNLWLAYGITTTRSPGDPVYQMQETREALVNGSLRGPRYFATGEAIDGSRVYYNFMRPTLSLRQLGLELDRVEGLAYDLVKTYVRLPIEYQRRAIAFVHQLGLQLSSHYLYPAEHLGMDGMEHTGATNRLGYSHTVSRLGRAYADVVTLFTRAGLSVTPTLFNSTMAHVDDPSLLTDRRTTTLFPSWEYAALMTEVNTARGPAGVTTRELLRGNVDMVLRIHRGGGLVISGTDTPLDNIAVSLHANLRAMVAGGFTPYEALTTATHNPAKWLALEDKLGVVKPGAQADLSFVTGDPLADIRTAAAVQQVMLAGNLHTVDDLLAPYTTTNQAKPAVRTLDAPQPLTREHAHAHDTKYWWHEPEWLHRHCCDS; encoded by the coding sequence ATGACCGATGACGTGACCGAGAACCCGGGCTTCTGGAGCATCTCGCGGCGTCGTGCGCTGCAACTCAGCGGTGGTGTGGCGGCGGCCGGCGCCGTACAGCTGCCGGCCCCCGAAGCCGCCGCTCGAGCTGCCGCCGCCGGGAATCAAGCAACCCTCACCGAAGGCACCAACTTCATGGTGTCGGTGTCGCCGGACGGCGCATGGCTGGCGTTCGACCTGGTGACGGCGATCTGGGTGACGCCGGCCGCGGGCGGCGTCGCGCGCCGGCTCACCGACGACCTGCAGGACGCCACCCGGCCGCGCTGGTCGCCGGACGGGCGGACGATCGTGTTCCAGTCGTACCGCGACGGGAACTTCCACCTCTGGTCGATCCGCCCGGACGGCAGCGGCCTGCGGCAGTTGACGAGTGGGCGGCACGACCACCGCGAACCGCACGTGACACCCGACGGCCGGTCGATCGTCTTCTCCTCCGACCGTGGCGGCACCGGCGGCCCCGGCGCCACCGCGGGCAGCTACGGCATCCATCGCCTCGACCTCGCGACCGGCGCGATCACGGCTCTGACCGACGAAGCGAGCGAGGAGGCCGAGCCGACCGTGTCGGCCGACGGCCGGAAGATCGCGTTCACCGTCGACACGAGTTCGATCGTCGAGCTCGACCTCGCCTCCGGTGCGCGGACGACGGTGGTCGCGGCGCAGACCGGGATCAGCCTGTTCGGGCCGTCGTACTCGCCGGACGGGAAGCTCGCGTACGTCCGGCTGACCGGGCCGACCTGCGATCTGGTTGTCGACCAGCAGATCGTCACCACGGGGAAGGACGTCTTCGCGGTGCCGCCGTCGTGGTCGTCCACGGATCTCTTCTACACGGCCGACGGCACCGTTCAGCGGTATCGCGCCGGCGGCGGGCACAGGGTCGTACCGTTCACGGCGACCGTCCCGGTGACGTCGCGGCGGCCGCGGCCGAAGGCGCCTGACCTGGAGTCGACGAGCCGCCGTGCGGTGCGTGGGATCGCGAGTCCGACGGTGTCGCCGGACGGGAAGTGGCTGGCGTTCCGGGCGCTGAACGCGCTCTGGGTGGCGCCGACAAGCGGTGGCCGGCCGCGCACGATAGTTGCCGACGGCTACTTCAACTCGGATCCGGACTTCTCGCCGGACGGCCGGAAGGTGCTCTACGCAAGCGATCGCGACGGTACGGCGGATCTGTGGCTGCACGACCTGGCGAGCGGCACCGACACCAAGCTGTCCGGCCTGCCGGGAGCGCAGACCGCGCCGCGTTTCGCACCGGACGGCAACCGGATCGCTTACCAGGATCAGGACGGGATCGCGTGGGTACTCGATCTCGCGTCCGGTCAGGTCCGTCAGCTCACGCCGACGCTCTTCCAGCCCGGCCGGGTGAGCTGGTCGCGGGACGGCGAGACGCTGGTCCTGGCCGCGGTCAAGCCGTTCTCCAAACGCTTCCGCGAAGGCACGAGCCAGCTGCTGTACGTCGACGTCGCGACGACGGCGCTCGAGTACGTCGAGCCGATGCCGTTCCGCTCGCTCGCGACCCGGGGTGACGACGGTCCGGTGTTCTCGCCGGACGGCAAGCACCTGGCCTTCGTGGTCGAGAGCCTGCTGTACGTCGTACCCGTGGACGCGCGCGGGCGCTACACCGGCGAGCCGTGGGCGGTGACCGACGAGGTGACGGACTCGCCGGTGTGGCAGGACGACCGCACACTGCTGTACCTCAATAACGGGAAGTTGCGCAGGACAATGATCACGGGCGGCCGTCCGTCGACGGTGCCGCTGGATCTGCAGTACCGGCGGGCCACGGTCAACCAGCACGTCACGATCCACGCGGGTGCGTTGTGGGACGGGCGGGCGACCACACTGCGCCAGGATGTGGATGTCGTCGTGGAGGGGTCGCGGGTGGTCGCCGTACGGGCGCATCGCGGGCAGGCCGACATCGACGCGTCCGGGCTGACGGTGATGCCGGGGCTGATCGACGCGCACAACCACTGGCACCTGCGCGGGCGGGCGTGGGGTGCGCGGCAGGGCAACCTGTGGCTCGCGTACGGGATCACGACCACGCGGTCGCCGGGCGATCCGGTGTACCAGATGCAGGAGACCCGGGAGGCTCTGGTCAACGGGTCGCTGCGCGGCCCGCGGTACTTCGCGACCGGTGAGGCGATCGACGGTTCGCGGGTGTACTACAACTTCATGCGGCCGACGTTGTCGCTGCGGCAGCTCGGTCTGGAGCTCGATCGTGTCGAGGGACTCGCGTACGACCTGGTGAAGACGTACGTGCGGTTGCCGATCGAGTACCAGCGGCGCGCGATCGCTTTCGTCCACCAGCTCGGGTTGCAGCTGTCGTCGCACTACCTCTATCCCGCGGAGCATCTGGGCATGGACGGGATGGAGCACACCGGCGCGACGAACCGGCTCGGGTACTCGCACACGGTCAGCCGGCTGGGCCGCGCGTACGCCGACGTGGTGACACTGTTCACGCGGGCCGGGCTGTCCGTGACGCCGACCCTGTTCAACTCGACGATGGCACACGTCGACGATCCGTCCTTGCTCACAGACCGCCGTACGACGACCCTCTTCCCGTCCTGGGAGTACGCCGCGCTGATGACGGAGGTCAACACGGCAAGAGGTCCGGCCGGCGTCACGACCCGCGAACTGCTGCGCGGCAACGTCGACATGGTGCTTCGCATCCACCGCGGCGGCGGGCTGGTGATCTCCGGCACCGACACGCCCCTCGACAACATCGCGGTGTCGTTGCACGCGAATCTCCGCGCGATGGTCGCGGGCGGCTTCACGCCGTACGAGGCACTCACGACGGCGACCCACAACCCCGCGAAGTGGCTTGCCCTGGAGGACAAGCTCGGCGTGGTGAAGCCCGGCGCGCAGGCCGACCTGTCCTTCGTCACCGGCGACCCACTCGCCGACATCCGCACAGCCGCCGCCGTACAACAGGTCATGCTCGCCGGCAACCTCCACACCGTCGACGACCTCCTGGCCCCGTACACCACCACCAACCAGGCAAAGCCCGCCGTCCGCACCCTCGACGCCCCACAACCCCTCACCCGAGAACACGCCCACGCCCACGACACGAAGTACTGGTGGCACGAACCCGAATGGCTCCACCGCCACTGCTGCGACAGCTAA
- a CDS encoding IS3 family transposase (programmed frameshift), with protein sequence MPRKYDEQTRAKAVRLVTEHRGDYASEWEAITTVAGRLGMTPETLRRWVRQAAVDAGEVDGVSTAQAREIRELKRKNAELEQTIEILKAATKFLRAGERPATAVICRFIAEHRARFGVAPICAALSAHGCQIAPRTYYAWARRAPSKRALWELTVTEVLAGYYEPDEHDRRVPESLYGSLKMWAHLNREGVEVARCTVERLMKANGWQGATRAKKPRTTVPDPAADRAPDLVNRQFRVPAPNRLLVADFTYVRLAGGAFAYTAFVIDAFAGFIAGWECSMSKHTTFVERAIRQAAELRLREGKPLQNKTIHHSDAGSQYTSLHFTETLQLHGLSPSIGTVGDAYDNALAETTIGLYKTECIRDDSPFRRGPLTGLSNLEAITADWVHWYNTSRLMHRLDRRPPAEAEANYYAQTRDDRPVALT encoded by the exons ATGCCGAGGAAGTACGACGAGCAGACCAGGGCCAAGGCGGTCCGGTTGGTGACCGAGCACCGGGGTGATTACGCCAGTGAGTGGGAGGCGATCACCACGGTCGCGGGCCGGCTAGGAATGACACCGGAAACGCTGCGCCGGTGGGTTCGCCAGGCAGCGGTCGACGCCGGTGAGGTTGATGGGGTGTCGACGGCGCAGGCGCGGGAGATCCGGGAGCTGAAGCGGAAGAACGCCGAGCTGGAGCAGACGATCGAGATCCTGAAGGCGGCGACGA AGTTTCTTCGTGCGGGAGAGCGACCCGCGACAGCGGTGATCTGCCGGTTCATCGCCGAGCACAGGGCTCGGTTCGGGGTCGCTCCGATCTGCGCTGCGTTGAGTGCGCACGGCTGCCAGATCGCTCCGAGAACCTACTACGCCTGGGCCCGGCGGGCGCCGTCGAAACGTGCTCTGTGGGAGCTGACGGTGACCGAGGTGCTGGCCGGGTATTACGAGCCTGACGAGCACGATCGGAGGGTGCCGGAGTCGCTGTACGGGTCGTTGAAGATGTGGGCCCACCTGAACCGCGAGGGCGTCGAGGTGGCGCGCTGCACGGTCGAGCGGCTCATGAAGGCGAACGGCTGGCAGGGTGCGACCCGCGCGAAGAAGCCACGCACGACGGTCCCGGATCCGGCCGCGGACCGGGCACCAGACCTGGTCAACCGCCAGTTCCGGGTGCCGGCACCGAACCGGCTGCTGGTCGCGGACTTCACCTACGTGCGGCTGGCCGGCGGCGCGTTCGCCTACACCGCGTTCGTGATCGACGCCTTCGCTGGCTTCATCGCCGGCTGGGAGTGCTCGATGTCCAAGCACACCACGTTCGTCGAACGCGCCATCAGACAGGCTGCCGAACTGCGCCTCAGAGAAGGGAAACCTCTGCAAAACAAGACGATTCACCACTCGGACGCAGGATCCCAATATACCTCGCTGCACTTCACCGAGACCCTGCAACTGCACGGTCTCAGCCCCTCGATCGGGACCGTGGGCGACGCCTACGACAACGCCCTGGCCGAGACCACGATCGGTCTCTACAAGACCGAATGCATCCGCGACGACTCCCCCTTTCGCCGCGGACCACTGACCGGCCTCAGCAACCTCGAGGCCATCACCGCCGACTGGGTCCACTGGTACAACACCAGCCGGCTCATGCACCGCCTCGACCGACGCCCACCCGCCGAAGCCGAGGCCAACTACTATGCACAAACCCGAGACGACCGACCGGTCGCACTCACATAA
- a CDS encoding glycoside hydrolase family 172 protein, protein MTLGNLTGISALADVESRSISAENPTGEPGQGGRRTEGTGARAARDLGQGWKVSPSIEIGPGETATLADIAGSGCITHIWLTTHVDHWRRLVLRTFWDGDTAPAIETPVGDFFCSGWGRFAQVNSLPVAVNPNGGFNCYWEMPFQTQATLTLENTHDEPVVVYFQVDYWLGAVPDNSAYLHTQWRRSNPLPAKTVHTLLDGVEGPGHYVGTYLAWGVNSTGWWGEGEVKFYLDGDDEFPTICGTGTEDYFGGAWNFDVPHLGGYTEFSTPYLGMPQVIRPDGLYQSQQRFGMYRFHLPDPIRFKERLRVDVQALGWRSGGRYLPLQDDIASTAFFYSSRTSTARPDAPTYDVMEIC, encoded by the coding sequence ATGACTCTTGGGAATCTGACCGGCATCAGTGCGCTCGCCGACGTCGAGTCGCGCTCCATCAGTGCGGAGAACCCGACCGGCGAGCCCGGTCAGGGTGGACGGCGGACCGAGGGGACCGGCGCCCGCGCGGCCCGCGATCTCGGCCAGGGCTGGAAGGTCTCGCCGTCGATCGAGATCGGGCCGGGGGAGACCGCGACGCTGGCGGACATCGCCGGATCGGGCTGCATCACGCACATCTGGCTCACCACGCACGTCGACCACTGGCGCCGGCTGGTGCTGCGGACGTTCTGGGACGGCGACACCGCGCCGGCGATCGAGACTCCGGTCGGTGACTTCTTCTGCTCCGGCTGGGGCAGGTTCGCCCAGGTCAACTCGCTGCCGGTCGCGGTGAACCCGAACGGCGGCTTCAACTGCTACTGGGAGATGCCGTTCCAGACGCAGGCCACGCTCACGCTCGAGAACACCCACGACGAGCCCGTGGTCGTGTACTTCCAGGTGGACTACTGGCTGGGCGCCGTACCGGACAACTCGGCGTACCTGCACACGCAGTGGCGGCGGAGCAACCCGCTGCCCGCCAAGACGGTGCACACGCTCCTGGACGGCGTCGAGGGGCCGGGGCACTACGTCGGCACCTACCTGGCCTGGGGCGTCAACAGCACCGGCTGGTGGGGTGAGGGCGAGGTGAAGTTCTACCTCGACGGTGACGACGAGTTCCCGACCATCTGCGGCACGGGGACCGAGGACTACTTCGGTGGCGCGTGGAACTTCGACGTACCCCACCTGGGCGGGTACACCGAGTTCAGTACGCCGTACCTCGGTATGCCGCAGGTGATCCGCCCGGACGGGCTGTACCAGAGCCAGCAGCGCTTCGGCATGTACCGGTTCCACCTGCCGGACCCGATCCGCTTCAAGGAGCGGCTGCGCGTCGACGTACAGGCCCTCGGCTGGCGCTCCGGCGGTCGCTACCTCCCGCTGCAGGACGACATCGCGTCCACCGCGTTCTTCTACTCGAGCAGGACGAGCACGGCGCGACCCGACGCGCCGACGTACGACGTGATGGAGATCTGCTGA